A genome region from Manis javanica isolate MJ-LG chromosome 3, MJ_LKY, whole genome shotgun sequence includes the following:
- the SIDT1 gene encoding SID1 transmembrane family member 1 isoform X8 → MSSSDGGQPGQSDTDSSVDESDFDTMPDIESDKNVIRTKVFLYLSDLSRKDRRIVSKKYKIYFWNIITIAVFYALPVIQLVITYQTVVNVTGNQDICYYNFLCAHPLGVLSAFNNILSNLGHVLLGFLFLLIVLHRDILHRRALEAKDIFAMEYGIPKHFGLFYAMGIALIMEGVLSACYHVCPNYSNFQFDTSFMYMIAGLCMLKLYQTRHPDINASAYAAYASFAVVITLTVLGVVFGKNDVWFWLIFSAVHVLASLALSTQIYYMGRFKIDVSDTDLGIFRRAAAVLYTDCIRQCSRPLYGDRMVLLILGNLVNWSFALFGLIYRPRDFASYMLGIFICNLLLYLAFYIIMKLRSSEKVLPIPLFCIVATAVVWAAALYFFFQNLSSWEGTPAESREKNRECILLHFFDDHDIWHFLSATALFFSFLVLLTLDDDLDVVRRDQIPVF, encoded by the exons ATGTCCTCCTCAGATGGTGGGCAGCCCGGCCAGTCGGACACAGACAGCTCCGTGGACGAGAGCGACTTCGACACCATGCCAGACATTGAGAGTGATAAGAACGTCATCCGGACCAAG GTGTTCCTTTACCTGTCAGACCTGTCCAGGAAGGACCGGAGAATTGtcagcaaaaaatataaaatttatttttg GAACATCATCACCATTGCTGTGTTTTATGCGCTGCCCGTGATACAGCTGGTCATCACCTACCAGACA GTGGTAAATGTCACCGGCAACCAGGACATCTGCTACTACAACTTCCTGTGTGCTCACCCCTTGGGTGTCCTGAG TGCCTTCAACAACATTCTCAGTAACCTGGGCCATGTGCTCCTGGGCTTCCTTTTCCTACTGATAGTCTTACACCGGGACATTCTCCATCGAAGAGCCCTAGAAGCCAAAGACATCTTTGCCATG GAGTATGGGATTCCCAAACACTTTGGTCTCTTCTATGCCATGGGCATCGCATTGATCATGGAAGGAGTGCTCAGTGCCTGCTACCACGTCTGCCCTAATTACTCCAACTTCCAGTTTG ACACCTCCTTCATGTACATGATCGCGGGCCTCTGCATGCTGAAGCTCTATCAGACGCGCCACCCTGACATCAACGCCAGCGCCTATGCTGCCTACGCGTCCTTCGCCGTGGTCATCACGCTCACCGTCCTCGGAGTG GTGTTTGGAAAGAATGATGTGTGGTTCTGGctcatcttctctgctgtccatGTTCTGGCCTCCCTGGCCCTCAGCACCCAGATCTACTACATGGGTCGCTTCAAGATAG ATGTGTCTGACACAG ATCTGGGGATCTTCCGGCGTGCCGCCGCGGTGCTCTACACGGACTGCATCCGGCAGTGCAGCCGGCCTCTGTACGGG gACAGAATGGTGTTGCTCATCCTGGGGAACCTGGTTAACTGGTCCTT TGCCCTCTTTGGACTGATCTATCGACCCCGGGACTTTGCTTCCTACATGCTGGGCATCTTCATCTGCAACCTGCTGCTCTACCTGGCCTTTTACATCATCATGAAG CTTCGGAGCTCTGAGAAGGTTCTTCCCATCCCACTCTTCTGCATCGTGGCCACTGCTGTGGTGTGGGCTGCCGCcctgtattttttcttccagaaTCTCAGCAGCTGGGAG GGGACCCCAGCCGAATCCCGAGAGAAGAACCGGGAGTGTATCCTGCTTCATTTCTTTGATGATCATGACATCTGGCACTTCCTCTCTGCCACTGCcctctttttctcattcttg GTTTTGTTGACCCTGGATGATGACCTGGACGTGGTTCGGAGGGACCAGATCCCCGTCTTCTGA